The Betta splendens chromosome 12, fBetSpl5.4, whole genome shotgun sequence genome contains the following window.
TCCGCCTCCGTTCTGTCCCCACTTCTCTCCCTCCTGAGGACATTTAACTCCCCCGATCCTCTGCTTTACTGTTCTGTGTGATGCTGCCTCTCACATAATCATTGTCTTTGTGTAGGGCTTCTGCAGGCAGAGCGATCCgtggtgaggaagaggatggctGTGGTAGTGTTCAATCAGCACCGACAGAGAGGGGAAGGTCACTTCACTGTCCAGAAAAAGGCAGTCATTCTGTCCAGACAGAAGATGCTTTAATGACACAATCACTGAGTATTTTCCTTCATGtattcagcagcagatgcttcTTACCTCTTCAAACAGCCGGTAGTTTCTGGCTTTGTCTATGCTGACGTCCCACACGACCAGCACCTGGATGACGTGTATCAACACATGTTCTTTAGTTTGCTGGAATTTTACCCTTTTCTCTAATAGCAAACTAAATCATGAAATCACTTTTTGAGCGGCTTAAGGTTTTACCTTGGAGGTTTTGGTCCCAGAGTTTCTGATGCCGTACAGTCCGTCCTCCGGGGGAAAACCGTTGTCTTTGAACAACCTACAGGTTCAAACATCACCACTGGTTACGGGTTTACAATGGAACAGGTGAGGACACACAAATTGACAGACTTACTACTTACTTTTCAACAAAGCTGGTTTCAGTCGTGTTGATGAACACAGAGTCTGGAAGCAGCACCTGTGGAGAGAATAACTTAAGCTCAGTattttacagtagctgctaGTTTCGATTGGATCGCCTACAATGAGTGGGCGTTATGTTTAGCTTATTTGCCAATGACAGACTTGGTAAAGGCTAATGTCAGTCTAGTTTCTCTTACATTTTCGTAATCTTCATCAGAATCCTCAGCTTCGCCGGTTTTCACTGACTCCGGTTTCCTCTTGGACTCGGAGACGATTATGTCTCTGAAGCTCTGGCCATCTGGTGATGCTCTTCTGGTGGGAAAACATGTCTCAGTGAGGCAGCCTACTTTCCTACGAGGATGCTTTCCTTCAACTTTATCAGATTTTTAAATGGCATTTTAGTAGTTAGAGCTAATAAAAGTAAAGGAAAGTCTAAAATGTAAGActgacacatgtacagtactccAACTTACTGGAATGGGGTTGCAGGTGGTTTGGGTTTGACTCTGGGCACTGGGGGTTTGTTCCCAGGAAAGGGTTTGGGTATCCCGGGTTTATTGTGTGCTCCGGGTCTGAGAACAGGAGAGTGAGGGGCGTGTCCAGGCAGCGTTGGCTGACTGGGGAGCAGACAGTTTGAATTGGCAGGTCTGTTTGTAGAACTGGGAGTAGGTATGTTCGGCCTGGTGCAGTGGTTGCTCAGCTCCACACGgtggctgctgctcagcgaCTGGCTCCCTCCAGCCTTGAGGGAGCAGTGGACGGTGGCATCCAGGGCCAACCTCCTCTCTAGCTGCTCACATATGGGCAGAGTGGCCGGGGACTGGACAGACATGGTCGGCAGAAGACAGTCTCTCTTGTCATTCCCTGCTGCCCCCATGGACGCCGCCCTGCCCTGAAAAGCTTTCTTATGGCcggaggggggaggaagcggaggggCCGAGGGTTTGGAGAGGTGAGGGGCGAAGGGAAGGGGTGGAGGCGGGCCTTTGCTGGAGTTTAGTGTGGAGGAAGGGGAAACACTGAGGGGGGGTTTCGGGAGTGAGCTACTAGAGACTCTGTGTTGTGGTGGGATGGGAGGAGGCAGGCCCTTGTTTAAAGCTGTATTGGTGTCGTGGCGGAGCAGGCACACTGGAGGCACCGGGGGAGGAGGGTAGGAGGGGGGAGGGCCCATGGGTCGACCTGAAAGAAAGGGAGATGTTACGCTCGCTGTAtattttaaagtaaaagtaaataaacatcATGTATCGTGTATATGAGAATCTCACCTGTAGAAGTTGGAGAACTGTCATCATCTGGCTTCTCGTagtctggctcttcctcctcctcatcctcctcctcaataTAATCTACCCACAGAATTAAAAAGGTGCTGTAATTAGACATGAAATATGCCGTTTGTGCTTGCTTTGATAAGGTGGACCACCCACCGTCCTCTGTGTTGTCCAAGGGGTGTTTAATGTCCATGGGCCTCTCAATGGTGCCGTAGAAGCTGTCAGTATCTGAATCTGAGTCACTGTGGAAACAGAGAAAATGTTGGGATAAGATGAAAAACACGGAAGTCAACTGGGTTTCATTGGCTggaaaaaagtatttttaaaaaggttGTTCAATCCCTAAATGAACGAACCCAACGACCAACAGATGCTGTAAAGGTTTTTATGGACTAAACAGGCAACATTGCTGGTTGATTCAAAACTGAGGAGGgttaatattgttttgattTACAACAGAAAAAATGTCTAAgctaacaaattaaatgttttaaaaaacattagTTATTAGTTTGCAGGAAAGAACAGTTAAAAGTGGATCAGACTGTTTCGAACTACAATAACGAGTTTCCTCTTTCACATCACACAGATCAGCAGATagagcagctctgtgtctgagGAAGGAGAAGTGTGTGCAACGCTTGGTGGATTTAAAACGTATGCACAGTGACCGTCTCTACGCGCCTAATTTTTGTGGTATTTGAATTCACCTGGGAATGTGCGACTCTTTTCTGCCGTTATAGTGATCAATCTCCCTCCGCAGGTAGCGCATCCACTTCTGTAACACAACAGAAAGAAGTTACAAGTTACACCGTGGGAttcatgtattttctgtaatccAAACCCAAATGAAATCAACCTATACATGCGAGTGTTGAGCCATTCTcacctttctctccttctcactggcTGCAGAGAAGAACCACGTCCTGTGCTTCTTGCTGAAGTGAACGATCTTAAAAGGGAAGACATTACTGGACGtcgtctcctctgcagctctcatCACTCTGTGAAGGAGGACAAGCGTAAGAGGCCGACATGTGTTTGGCACGAGTTACAGTTTAGACCTCTCATCCACTGACCTGTTGTAGCCACTGAGAGAGAAGGCCCCCTGCGGTGAAGGAGACGTACTGCTCTTAAAGTAGTACACACATCCCTTGTGAATGATGATGTACCTCAGTGGCCctgaaagaaaagcagcagctgacacatCGATCCGATTGAACCTGACGCTGCTGTACATTATGCCAACACGTTTCATGCGGACTCACATTTCATGAGGCTGAACTGGCTGCCTCCTTTCTTGTGGAGGTAACCTGAAGAGGAAACTCCCCCCGGCATGGTGAGGAGGTTCTGAGCTCCGATGGCTCGCATCGGCACCGGCCAGCACGCCTCGGTGGACGACatggttctggaggagagcACGGGGATGTGAATATACTGGTGGTGATTAGGAGGGggagaacaacacaacaacacattttataGTTGCAAAATAATCGGAAAAGAGACGGCAAAGACCAAAAAGAACATGGAAGTAAATTCCCTCATTCACTAACTACAACTTTGCTCACATCAATTCAAACAACAACTGATCTAATTCATCACAAGACATGTGACCCCTGAAATGTACTGTACTAACGATACATTCACTGCCACAGATAAAGTAACGCTGTTTTTTTCTCACAACTACAGCACATGTAAGAGTCGATCTCCTTCTCTGGCCGTTCTTGAGGTTCTGCCTACTGTACCTCCTGCTGAGctggttgctgctgctgctgcttcccctCAGCAGGCTCAGTGTGGAGCCCAGCACCGTGGACGCCAACGTCGGCACCAGATCCATTCAAAGTTGAACGCCCAGCACGGCTGAGCAGACTGAACGTCCCGGGCCTCTggctttctctctgcctctgttgaTTTCTATCTGTCTCACTCTCCCTCGCCCATAAACACTCAAAGTGAGCTTGTGCACTTGTGTGTTCGCAGATGTCAACGGaatacatacaaacaaacacgcaatcagttcagacaggaaacagataAGCTAAGATGATTCAGCTGGAGTTCATGGTTTTATgtaataggtgtgtgtgtgtgtgtgtgtgtgtgtgtgtgtgtgtgtgtgtgtgtgtgtgtgtgtgtgtgtgtgtgtgtgtgtgtgtgtgtgtgtgtaaacatccCAAATGTCCTCCCGTGGAACTTCTAGCTTATCTGTAGCATCTACTGGTCCCAGAGAAGCTTCAGTGTGTGTAGAAGTCTTTTTATGTTTGCCTAAATGGAATGTGGTCAAAATGGTCACAGAGGACATTTTGTGCGACTTTGTGCTCAAGGAGATTTTAAGAGTTTAGGCCGGACTTTAGGTTTGGGTTACACTCTTTGTTTTCACAAAACAGTAAAAGTCCAGAAAAGAACTTTGAATCACAGTTCTAAAAACAGGCTAACTGTTTAGACCTCTGATCCTTTGTACTGTAGGCCATGTCAGGCCAGCTTTtatttaaagtgtgttgaacTCTCTcctaaacatcagtgacagaaatacTCCCTTAAAAACTAATTTGGCCTGTGCCCGGTCTGAATGGTCTGTCTTTGCTTTTGTCAGCTACAGTAAGCAGAGGCCAAACTAGAAAAGGCATTTCTAAGGAAAGTAAACGGTGAATGCTTTAATGCTCAATTTAACAATTTACATCTAAAACACAGCTGAAAGTGtagaagcagagcagaaaaaGCAGATGCAGATAAACTGCTCCCTAAAGCTCATCCGTGTCTGAGTGAGACTGCTCCTTTACCGATTTCTGTCGTGTTCGTCAATACGACAGATTTCCTGCAGTCGTCACACACATACAACTAAAACACATGACGtaactttgctttttcaggTTTTGTAGAGGACGCGACCATCTGGATCCAGAACAGACACAGAAGGAATCATTTACACACCAACAATGCTGCTACTTTCTCAGCTGCGTCATTTGAAGTCAGTCTCTGTTTCACTCGACATTTCAGCTTCTTTCATCTTTCactcaaaaaaaataaatgtgaaattaaaaagaTTTAACTTGCAGTACTGAGCAATGCTTTAATATAatcaacacacagcaacagGCAGGACAAATGTTCAGCTTGATACTGTCTACAGCTCTGACTTATTCATCATTATTTGTCATTGTTTAGTATCCACAAAGAATCCAATGCAGCAACTGGGCTAAAACATATTCAGCCAATGATGAGATCCAAGCAAGAACCGCTGCACCGGACTTACAGGAAGAAACAGAAGACAGCAGAGTAAGaaaacagaaagtgaaagtGCTTGAGCTGTTGGACGGAAAACCCCAAACAGATCACATTCAGAGCCGTTTTCCTGGTAAATGTCATCATTGCCACCATGACATAGACAGGGGAATACAGCTTTGATCCTTAGCTCATCAGTGAAGTCTTGCTTCAGACACAGTTCTTGATGACACAAGTGTAAAATGTCATAATATTCGAGTCTGAGCCTCTATCTCAGGTCTGTGAGCCACAACTGTTAGCAAACACTTCATACTTGTTCTGAGAGGCCTTAGTCACAAAAAAAGGTTTGACCTCCACATGGATGTGAAAACACTAAAATGACAGATAATAATAAACACTTCCACATCCTGACTGTTGGTGTCTAAAGTACATTTATGgtcatactgtataaaacatCCGCCCATTGATGAGGGATGACAGATGGGCCACGCCCTTGACAGatcacacacattcatccatcctcctccactccccGGTTTGTCACACGCattaatgtgatgttttatttatgtaaacATTATGTTGTACCGCAACACAATgatgactcaacttccagacaAGCATTGATGGATTTATTTCTGAAATGCTTGAACCCATGAGTCAGTGATCAATCAACACATCTGTCTCACATCTGGATTCTGGAGTAAAACGCAATGGTTAAGCTTTCACACGCACTTCTTTACATTTCTATGTATCATTTTAAAACAGTGATGAGTCATCTGTGGCCAACAGCTGACAGCCAGATGTCTGCTACAACACCGAGTGTGGCTAACCAATGTTCTTTGCGTGTCCTGAGAGACGCGCCGCTCTTATGGCCCTGCCTAGAACCTGGGGCCTGTTTAAAGGTCACAGGTAAACCTCTGAGCTGCGCTGCTGCAAAGAACTGTCCAACGCGCCCAGGAAGCAGTGACTGTGCTGGGCTTCctgcccccacctccccccagtGACCAACCGCTGCTCAGCTGCACGTATTCACAGGAACTAGTCTAAAGAGAGAACAGCTAATACAGTACACAAACTAAAACCAATCTTTAGCTGCATGTACCTGTGAggacttcctcttcctccttttattTGCCCAGAGAAACGATTAACAGAAATGACATATTGTAAAGGATCATATTTTTTGTTAAACAGCTGTAACGTTCTTTGTGGTCATCAATACAATCACCAAACCTGAGGAGACGGAGTCTTCTCACAAAGGCCTCCCTCTGGATTTCTCTTTACAAAGTTTATCTTTACTGTCAAGTAAATAATTCACtattattctatatatactgtactatatattCTGGTGTATATTAAATTTCGTAAGAAGCATTATTTAAAATTACTTTTAACAGTAATAATGATTGGATGACTGGTATCAAGTGATGTGACCATGACTTTGTGCACAACATCTGCAGGTGTGGATTCATAGAAGCTGAAATAGTAAAACCAGGTCCTCTTTCTGCACCTGTGGCTTCACCTAAGCATCAGCACTTCCTGTATCCTAATAAGGCCATTCCAGTCCACAGGAAGTGTCGCAGTGTTACAGAGCTGCAGGGTTCCTGCCAGacgagcagacacacactgggtcACACTGTATATAAGCGAAAGCCACAGCGGTAACAACAGTTGGGGTGAATCTAGGAGAAGCGTGTTGAGATTTCTGCCCTGACTGTGTGCAAACCCCCCTTCCTCTGCACGACGCAGAGTCACAAAATGAGCACACGTTTCCTGTAAATGTTGCCTTTTCTCTTCTCTGCTAACACCACAGAGCCGCTGAGGAATTACCGCGGTAACAGCAGACAACAGGCTGACGAATGGAGCACGGTTATACAGTCGTATTTCCACtggaacaaaacatttatttgtttctttcatGCCTTCATGAGGTTGGGCTTGGAATAAAAAATTAACAAATACTATAGTTTTTTTGCACCAAGTCTTGATTTTGCAAATACCTATTTTATGGAGCACTTCTCTTATTAAATTTGTCTCTTTTATGTTGAGCACTGTAGTTTGTGTTTGACCATCCTAAACAACTGAGCAGCTACACTGTCAAATAAAGTGGATTTTATTCCACAGAACACTTTCCCTTTAATACTTGACATCCTTTAATTTAGAATGTCTAAGTAACGCTTAGTTACtgttgttactttaaatgaactGTACTTGCCATCAATTGACACTGGACAACCTAGTGTGTGTAAAATCATCTGTATGATGTAAAaaagttcagtctccagttttCGTTTAGCATTGTTGTAGTAgttactttgtgtttttcttgcctATTTGACAGTTACAGTTACTCCTTTAAAGTTGTGCTGGAGCTGTACTATGTGTCGCTGTGTTGATACAAAGATTCATGATCAGCAAAAGTTGTGTCAATGGAAATCTGCTGGAAGAAGATGGAAACATTTCACTTCCTGATTATTCAGTAAACTGAAGCGTTCCCAACACATtgggaaccaatgcagaatagGTAAAGGTGTAAATGAATATGTAAGACTAGATGTCAAGATGTTCAAGCTGCagtcaacacacaaaacaaaatgaggTGCATGTGTTTAAGAAGCTCTATTTACGGAACCCACATAAACAGCTGAATGAAACCTGGTAAAGATTGAAACTCAACAGATCCTCAAACATCTATAAACAGGAACATCTCATAGGAACTAGCCACCAAACCAGAGCAGGTCAAGaaaactttcagacaacttgtcTAGTAGTAAATAAAACAGCGTGAGCACAAAGAGAAAAACCATCAACACAAGGTGTGTCAGGCTCATGTTGGAGAATCAAGTGCAAACTTACATCAGATCCCTTTGTTCCCGAATACACATCCTGACGCTCTGCTTGGAGTTGCCTCCAAACGACTTCTTCTTCACGGACGGAGCAGACATGAAAGCTGCACAGTGGAATAGTCTACCTGCATACTTTCAGACCAAGTGAAGTGAAGACGAACTGATATATGCTCGGCTGGTCCCAGGACAGAATGGATCGACCCGTCGATCTTTAAGTTAAAGACAGAATCCAGAATGCTGGACCAAAAAACGAGAAAAAAGACCAAAAGGAAAAGGGAATAAATatggaaaattaaaaaattatttcAGTGAAGATGCAGACGATAAAAATGAGTGTCTCGGTTAGGAAGTCTGTTGGTAGTCTGAACCTCTGAACCTCTGGCAGTCACTTCCTGAAGGGGCCTGCTTGCTTTTGATTGGTCGACCCGCTGCAGCGTgttccttcctgcttcctgtgaagCAGAAGGTGATTTGCTGCTAGACGCAACCCACACggtcacacacactgtctgctcACACGCCTGGACAGAGGAGACCGGAGAAATAGGTCTGGGGACTTTCCATGACCGGGACAATAGGTcggcacatgcacgcacatacacacactcgaATAATCCCCTTTACAAATATGACTTGAGAGGTAACTTTTCCTGTTTGAGATTTCCTACAACTTCCCTCTGTAACGTTCTCCTTTATAGGATCATGGTGGCTCTACTGTCGGAAACTTGACAGAAATTGAATAATGAAGCAGCAATCAGTTAACAATGGCTTCACATCAGCATCAAGGTTAATAAAGATGACTTCATCATAGTTGTGTCCGTTTCACAGTCTACAGTCGATCTCCTCAGAAACACTGTATTCAAGCTTAAGTTTAAGGACTAAAAAAGTTTCatgacaaaatgtgaagaactgGACTTCAGCATTCACCCAGTTAATGGTTCCTGTGTAAAGCTCTATTCTTCTCTGTGCCACTAGTTTTCCTTCACATTCTACATATTGTGTTGATTAGTCAAATGGAGGGAGCAGCTGGTTTAATTCAAGGATTTGCTTCAGTGGTCGCCTCAATGACCATCTAACAGTTTTTCCAACTTTAAATTTTGTTCTGAACTCATTGAACAGACATGAGAAATAATTTATTCACCGGTGGATGTAGATTGGAGCTCATGCTGAAGCCTCAGATTCTGATCGCTAAGGACCAGACAGGACTGGATATTGTACTGTGGTACTGTATTACAGTCAACATAATGGAGTTGCTCAACTGTAGCATTATTTAAGTAACAGATCACAAAATTAAATTACAATGCCCTTGTTATAAAGTAAATGGTTCATTTATATAGCATGGTCATAGATCCAATGCATATTGTATGATCGCCACCAGTGGGGCTGCTATATGTTATAGGTATACGGTTATACATATTGTTATTTTACCATCTGAGTTctgtacatatttacagtatcaGTTGCTCAAAATCAACATAGGGTTAGCTTTGAATTGGTTTTACGTTTGTCTGAACATTGTTAAAAGTCCCAACACCAGCGATCTACAGCACAACTAAGACACAACGTGGACTCAAAACACTGACCATAAACTCATTTGTCATGACAGAGTTCAACCCTTGTTAAATCCATTTAATTTTCAGATCTGGTTTCAAAGACTTAAATCTGTGTTCAAAAGGAAATAGATTCATACCTTTCTGACTGAAAACCGTTCATTATAAAtatgaaagagagaaaaactgATGTACCCACCCACGATGTCATCAGCTGTAACTGGTTTGGCTTCAATCTGAGGTAAACTATCacctaaatatactgtatacgtTCTTGAATTCAAGTCAAGACACAGAACAAGACAAGAAGCTACAAGACTCAGCAACTCATCTGCATTATCCGGATTTGACACTACTACATCAGTGTAGGATAAAGTTAGCCTTCACTGTTTCTTGTGTCACACACAACTATTTTAACGACAGCAGGATTAAGTCATTGCCCAGGGTGTGTCTTCAAATCTTTTCTAAGTGATGAAGCTATTTTTATGTTCACATGCAATTTTCCGTCTAAGCTTTAAGAGCAATCAAACCCCAAAGGTTTTCTTAATACACTTGTTTTGCCTCACACACAAGTTCTTTCAAAAGCAAAGCAAGCTTTTAGTACACAACATGAACCCACTGTGCTACTTTTGACATTAAACTCACCCATGGAGAGCTGTGTTAGCTGCTTATCGCCTCTGCCTGTGTATGTGTCATCAGTGGACTTAGCCTTGCAGAGCCTTGCTTCAGCGCCGTTCACTTCCTGGCGTTGTGTTTGAGAGCTACTGCTAAAGTGTCATGACACCCTCCCTCCAACCACAGAAGAAACGAGCTGTGGTGCTCACACAAATACCCGCACATAGAAGCCAGTCAGTCAGCAACACAGCATTAATGTTGGAGGGCTAGATCTCAAAGGCTTGAATGCTAAGCTGTAACGTCGTTATGCATGTACTAAGTTCCACTGGATGACTGTAGCCAGAACTTCAAAACATGAATAAACATTAATAACTTCCCCTTTGTACAGTGCTGACAAACCAATTCCTCTACCAGCAACATGCTACAGTACTATACAGTACACCTCACTAAGCCTCAACAATAAGAATTGGCAGGAGAGCAAAGCCTCAGTTGGGCAGAATCACGGCCAGATTATGTACAGCAGcataacttaaaaaaataataacataaaataatttaataaaatgattttGTAATTGTGTGGATTTTCAACtatcctgtctgtgttctgttgctgcttgttgttgtcaTCGTTCTCTTCTCGATCCCCACTTCACcccacttcacttcacttcttgTGAAGTGCCTAAAGCATGCAGTCAACGCACTCATGTCTGCTTATGAAGTTGTGTACAGTGGTGTGGTCCTGGTGAGTTTAGAGTGAAGATATTGCTGGTGTGCTACATTTTATGCAAAAAAGCACTAATAATGGATGCTTTAACTTTAAGTGGAGCAATCAGGTAAGGGTGGGAGACACAcc
Protein-coding sequences here:
- the sh3bp2 gene encoding SH3 domain-binding protein 2 isoform X4; translated protein: MSSTEACWPVPMRAIGAQNLLTMPGGVSSSGYLHKKGGSQFSLMKWPLRYIIIHKGCVYYFKSSTSPSPQGAFSLSGYNRVMRAAEETTSSNVFPFKIVHFSKKHRTWFFSAASEKERKKWMRYLRREIDHYNGRKESHIPSDSDSDTDSFYGTIERPMDIKHPLDNTEDGGWSTLSKQAQTAYFMSNYSTFLILWVDYIEEEDEEEEEPDYEKPDDDSSPTSTGRPMGPPPSYPPPPVPPVCLLRHDTNTALNKGLPPPIPPQHRVSSSSLPKPPLSVSPSSTLNSSKGPPPPLPFAPHLSKPSAPPLPPPSGHKKAFQGRAASMGAAGNDKRDCLLPTMSVQSPATLPICEQLERRLALDATVHCSLKAGGSQSLSSSHRVELSNHCTRPNIPTPSSTNRPANSNCLLPSQPTLPGHAPHSPVLRPGAHNKPGIPKPFPGNKPPVPRVKPKPPATPFQRASPDGQSFRDIIVSESKRKPESVKTGEAEDSDEDYENVLLPDSVFINTTETSFVEKLFKDNGFPPEDGLYGIRNSGTKTSKVLVVWDVSIDKARNYRLFEENDCLFLDSEVTFPSLSVLIEHYHSHPLPHHGSLCLQKPYTKTMIM
- the sh3bp2 gene encoding SH3 domain-binding protein 2 isoform X1, whose translation is MSAPSVKKKSFGGNSKQSVRMCIREQRDLITMSSTEACWPVPMRAIGAQNLLTMPGGVSSSGYLHKKGGSQFSLMKWPLRYIIIHKGCVYYFKSSTSPSPQGAFSLSGYNRVMRAAEETTSSNVFPFKIVHFSKKHRTWFFSAASEKERKKWMRYLRREIDHYNGRKESHIPSDSDSDTDSFYGTIERPMDIKHPLDNTEDGGWSTLSKQAQTAYFMSNYSTFLILWVDYIEEEDEEEEEPDYEKPDDDSSPTSTGRPMGPPPSYPPPPVPPVCLLRHDTNTALNKGLPPPIPPQHRVSSSSLPKPPLSVSPSSTLNSSKGPPPPLPFAPHLSKPSAPPLPPPSGHKKAFQGRAASMGAAGNDKRDCLLPTMSVQSPATLPICEQLERRLALDATVHCSLKAGGSQSLSSSHRVELSNHCTRPNIPTPSSTNRPANSNCLLPSQPTLPGHAPHSPVLRPGAHNKPGIPKPFPGNKPPVPRVKPKPPATPFQRASPDGQSFRDIIVSESKRKPESVKTGEAEDSDEDYENVLLPDSVFINTTETSFVEKLFKDNGFPPEDGLYGIRNSGTKTSKVLVVWDVSIDKARNYRLFEENDCLFLDSEVTFPSLSVLIEHYHSHPLPHHGSLCLQKPYTKTMIM
- the sh3bp2 gene encoding SH3 domain-binding protein 2 isoform X2; this translates as MSAPSVKKKSFGGNSKQSVRMCIREQRDLITMSSTEACWPVPMRAIGAQNLLTMPGGVSSSGYLHKKGGSQFSLMKWPLRYIIIHKGCVYYFKSSTSPSPQGAFSLSGYNRVMRAAEETTSSNVFPFKIVHFSKKHRTWFFSAASEKERKKWMRYLRREIDHYNGRKESHIPSDSDSDTDSFYGTIERPMDIKHPLDNTEDGGWSTLSKQAQTAYFMSNYSTFLILWVDYIEEEDEEEEEPDYEKPDDDSSPTSTGRPMGPPPSYPPPPVPPVCLLRHDTNTALNKGLPPPIPPQHRVSSSSLPKPPLSVSPSSTLNSSKGPPPPLPFAPHLSKPSAPPLPPPSGHKKAFQGRAASMGAAGNDKRDCLLPTMSVQSPATLPICEQLERRLALDATVHCSLKAGGSQSLSSSHRVELSNHCTRPNIPTPSSTNRPANSNCLLPSQPTLPGHAPHSPVLRPGAHNKPGIPKPFPGNKPPVPRVKPKPPATPFQASPDGQSFRDIIVSESKRKPESVKTGEAEDSDEDYENVLLPDSVFINTTETSFVEKLFKDNGFPPEDGLYGIRNSGTKTSKVLVVWDVSIDKARNYRLFEENDCLFLDSEVTFPSLSVLIEHYHSHPLPHHGSLCLQKPYTKTMIM
- the sh3bp2 gene encoding SH3 domain-binding protein 2 isoform X3 translates to MSAPSVKKKSFGGNSKQSVRMCIREQRDLITMSSTEACWPVPMRAIGAQNLLTMPGGVSSSGYLHKKGGSQFSLMKWPLRYIIIHKGCVYYFKSSTSPSPQGAFSLSGYNRVMRAAEETTSSNVFPFKIVHFSKKHRTWFFSAASEKERKKWMRYLRREIDHYNGRKESHIPSDSDSDTDSFYGTIERPMDIKHPLDNTEDDYIEEEDEEEEEPDYEKPDDDSSPTSTGRPMGPPPSYPPPPVPPVCLLRHDTNTALNKGLPPPIPPQHRVSSSSLPKPPLSVSPSSTLNSSKGPPPPLPFAPHLSKPSAPPLPPPSGHKKAFQGRAASMGAAGNDKRDCLLPTMSVQSPATLPICEQLERRLALDATVHCSLKAGGSQSLSSSHRVELSNHCTRPNIPTPSSTNRPANSNCLLPSQPTLPGHAPHSPVLRPGAHNKPGIPKPFPGNKPPVPRVKPKPPATPFQRASPDGQSFRDIIVSESKRKPESVKTGEAEDSDEDYENVLLPDSVFINTTETSFVEKLFKDNGFPPEDGLYGIRNSGTKTSKVLVVWDVSIDKARNYRLFEENDCLFLDSEVTFPSLSVLIEHYHSHPLPHHGSLCLQKPYTKTMIM